The Streptomyces sp. R28 region TCGGCAACGTGCGGCGCGGTCATCGTGTGGTCTCCATCTACAGCTCGGTCGGGAACGTCGCCGGTGGGGGCGCGGGGTGGTCGCTGGTGGGCGCTGGTGGGCTCAGCCCCGCTCCTGGATACGGATCAGGTTGCCGGCGGGGTCGCGGAACGCGCAGTCGCGGATGCCGTACGGCTGGTCGGTCGGCTCCTGGACGACCTCGGCGCCGCTCGCCTGCACCTTCTCGAAGGTGTCGTCGACGTTCGCGGTGGCCAGCAGGATCCAGCCGTAGGTGCCCTTGGCCATCATCTCGGCGATCGTGCGGCGCTCGTCCTCGGTGATCCCGGGGTCGGCGGCCGGCGGCGCCAGAAGGATGGACGTACCGGGCCGGCCGGCGGGGCCGACCGTGATCCAGCGCATCTTGCCCTGCCCGACGTCGGTGCGGACCTCGAAGCCGAGGGCGTCGCGGTAGAAGGCCAGGGAGGCCTCCGGGTCGTCGTGCGGAAGAAAGCTGGCGTGAATCGAGATGTCCATGCCCGTCACGCTAGCCGTGGCAGGTTGGCCACGCTTCTCGATTCCTGACGGACCTCAGCGACACCGCCGTTTCCTCGCCCCCGCCGCCCCTACCCGTCCCATCCCTGGGGGCTGCGCCCCCAGACCCCCGCTTCGGCCCTGAACGGGCCTCGTCCTCAAACGCCGGACGGGCTGAAATCAGCCCCTCCGGCGTTTGAGGAGCGGGGGTCCAGGGGGCGGAGCCCCCTGGCGGGGTCGAAGGGGCAGCGCCCCTTCAGGATGGGACGGGTAGGGGCGGCGGGGGCGACTCGCCGGGTCAGGCGATCCCGCGTGACGTCCGCGCGGTGATCCCACGGAAGTGAACGGTCATCGCCCGCTGCGCCCCCTCCACGTCCCGCGCACGCAGGGCGGTCACGATGTCACGGTGCCAACGGGCAGTGAGCTCGGGAGACGGGTCGTCGGGGCGCCCCCGGGCACCGGAAACACGCCGGAACACCGTCCAGAACGCGGCCAACAGCTGCGGCACGAGATCGTTGCCGAGAGACGCGTACAGCAACTCGTGGAACTCGCGGTCCAGCTCGGGAAAGGCCCGCCCCGACCGCCCCGCCACCTCCATCCGGGACACCACCGCATCCAGCCGGTCCAGCTCCCCCTCGGTGACCGTCGCCGCCACCCGCCGGATCAGCCCCTCCTCCAGCACCTCCCGCACCTGAAGGATCTCGGCGAGCGCGCCCGAGTCGTCGTGATCCTGATCCTGCCGGGCGAGCGTGCGGAAGGTCAGCCCGTCGATCAGCGGAGTGAGCGAGGCCTGGCCCACATACGTCCCGTAGCCGTGCCTGATCTCCACGATGTCGAGGGCCTGGAGCGCCTTGAGCGCCTCGCGGACGGAGTTGCGGCTGACGCCGAGGTCGTCCATGAGCTCGGCCTCGGTGGGCAGGAGCGCGCCGGCCCGGAGCCTGCGGTCGATGATCAGCTGCATGACCTGGCGCTGGATCCGGCTGTTCCTGGACTCCTCGGACGTACGACTGTTCCTGGGCTGCCCGGGCATGCGGCGCATGGTACGCGCACCCGGACGTCCCACATCCCATGTCCGCGGGATACGGCCCTGACGGGGGGTCAACTCACGCCATTTCACAGCGCCATTGGTCCGACCTGTGGCAGATGCGCCATTCGTGTGAGATCCCTTGACCGCCCCCACCGCCCCACCTATGGTCGCGCTGACCGTCAGGACGTAGGACGTCGTATCTCCTCGCATCACCCCATCGCTCTCCTCGCACCCCCATCGCCGGAGCACACCACCCACCGCTGGAGGAACCGTGCGCGACGTGACCCACGACGTGCCGGCGCTGCACCGCCGGTCGTTCCTGAAGTACACCGGCGCGCTGGGCGCGGCCGCCGCCGTCTCCGCGTCGCTGTCGGCCTGTTCGTCGGGGCCCGAGTCCACGAACGAGACCGGCGGGGGCGGTGGCCGGGACCGGACGCTCACGGCGGTCATCGGCTACGGCAACGACGGCAGCTGGGACCCCACGCAGACGGCGTCCGCCTTCTGCATGGCCGCCAACAACCACATCTACGAGGGGCTCCTCGACACCGACCCGATCTCCCGGGAGCCGTACGCCGCGCTCGCCACCCAGGTGCCGGCGGACCCGAACGCCACGTCCTGGAAGTTCACCCTGCGCGCGGGCGCGAAGTTCCACGACGGCAAGCCGGTCACGGCCGACGACGTGGTCTTCGTCTTCGACCGGATCCTCGACCCGAAGACGCAGACCCTCGCCAAGGGGTTCTTCGCCAGTTGGCTCAAGGAAGTGCGGAAGATCGACGCGCAGAACGTCGAGCTGGTGCTCAAGTTCCCTTTCCCGGACGGGATTTCGCGGCTCACCCTCGCCAAGATCATGCCGAAGCACGTGTTCTCCCAGCCGGGTGCCTGGGAGGACGCCATCAAGGGCAAGGCGATCGGCTCGGGGCCGTACCGGCAGACCGCCCACCACCCGAAGTCCAACACCACCTTCGAGGCGTATCCCGACTACAACGGCCCGCGCAAGGCGGCCTTCAAGAAGATGAACTGGCTGACGATCGTGGACGCGGCGCCGCGCGTGGCCAGGATCTCCGGCGCGAGTGCGGGCGCGCAGATCGCGGACAACATCCCGTACGCCAACATCGGGCAGTTGGAGAGCGGCGGGCTGACGGTCGCGGGCGGGGCCGGGATGAACAACCTGTTCCTGATGTTCAACACCCAGCACAAGCCCTTCGACGACGTACGCGTCCGCCAGGCGCTGCACTACGCCATCGACACCGAGAAGATGATCGAGGTCGCGCTCAAGGGGCACGGCAAGCCGTCGTCGTCGTTCCTCAACGAGGCCAACCCCAGCTACCGGCGCGCGAAGACCGTCTACGACCACGACCCCGACAAGGCGAAGGCGCTGCTGAAGGAGGCCGGGGTCAGCGGGCTGGAGATCGAGATCCTGGCCGTCAACGTGAGCTGGATCGTCGACTGTCTGCCGACCATCAAGGCGTCCTGGGACGCGATCGGCGTCAGGACGACCCTCTCCCCGCAGGAGACGACGGCCGTCTTCACCAAGATGGACCAGAAGCAGGACTTCCAGGTCGTCGTCGCCGCCTCGAACCCCAACCAGTTCGGCCTCCACGCCGACCTGATCATGCATTACAACTACGGCCCCGAGAACCTGTGGATGCAGTACACGCGGTGGGCCGGCAACTCCGTCGCCAAGGCGCTGTTCAAGGACATGGACCGGGCGACCCAGGAGTCGGACACCGAGAAGAAGAGGACGATGGTCCAGGACTACATCGACGTCGTCGCCGAACAGGCCGTGCTCTACCCGGTCGTCCACAACGAGCTGATGACGGCCTGGAACCCGAAGCAGCTCACCGGCATAAGGGCCCAGCCGTATCCCGGTATCAACCTCCTCCAGGCCAAGTGGTCCTAGCGCCCGGGAGTCCCTGAGTGGTCACCGTCGTCAGGATCCTGGCCCGTCGCATCGCGCTGCTCGTGCCGCTGATGCTCGGCATCGTGCTGTTCGTGTTCCTGGTCATGCGGTTCTCGGACGTCGACCCGGCGTCCGCGTTCTTCCAGGGCGCCAACCCCACCGCCCAGCAGCTGCACGACTTCCGCGAGGAGAACGGCCTGCTGGATCCCCTCCCCGTCCGCTACGTCGCCTTCATCGGCGACCTGCTCCACGGCGACATGGGCATCAGCGCCCTGACCCGGGCGCCGGTCGTCGACCAGGTCATGACCGCGCTGCCGCTCACCCTCCAGCTCACCTTCCTGGGCCTCGGCGTCGCGGTCGTACTGTCGCTGCTCGGCGGCGTGACGGCGGCCATCTACCGCGACCGCCTGCCCGACCAGATCATCCGGGTCGTCTCCCTCACCGGGGTGGCCGCCCCCGGCTTCTGGCTGGCGCTGCTGATGATCCAGTACCTCGCCGTCGACCTGGGCTGGTTCCCGACCGGCGGCTACATCAACCCGGCGGACTCCTTCACCGGCTGGCTGAAGACCATGACGCTGCCCGCCTTCGCGCTGTCGCTTCCGGTGGCGGCGCAGCTGACGCGGATCGTGCGCACGGCGGTGGTGGAGGAGCTGGACAAGGACTACGTCCGCACGGCGATCGGCAGCGGGCTGCCGCCGCGGGTGGTGGTCGGCCGGAACGTCCTCAGGAACGCGCTCATCAACCCGCTGACCGTGCTCGGCCTGCGCGTCGGCTATCTCCTCGGCGGCGCGGTGGTCATCGAGACGATCTTCTCCCTGCCGGGGATGGGGAAGCTGATGATCGACGCCGTGAAGAACGGCGACCCGGCGGTGGTCCAGGGCGTCGTCCTCACGACGGCGACCGGCTTCGTGGTCGTCAACCTGGTCATCGACATCCTGTATCTGCTGGTCAACCCGCGCCTGCGGGAGGCGACGTGACGTTCAACCGCAAACGCCTCGCCGAGGCGCTGTCCCGGCCCGGCATCCGGCTGCACGGCTGGCGCCGGCTGCCGCTGTTGTCGAAGGTCGCGTTCTGCTTCCTGGCGGTCGTGGTCCTGATGGCGCTGCTCGCCCCGCTGCTCTCGCCGCACGACCCGCTCGACCAGCAGC contains the following coding sequences:
- a CDS encoding VOC family protein encodes the protein MDISIHASFLPHDDPEASLAFYRDALGFEVRTDVGQGKMRWITVGPAGRPGTSILLAPPAADPGITEDERRTIAEMMAKGTYGWILLATANVDDTFEKVQASGAEVVQEPTDQPYGIRDCAFRDPAGNLIRIQERG
- a CDS encoding FadR/GntR family transcriptional regulator; translation: MPGQPRNSRTSEESRNSRIQRQVMQLIIDRRLRAGALLPTEAELMDDLGVSRNSVREALKALQALDIVEIRHGYGTYVGQASLTPLIDGLTFRTLARQDQDHDDSGALAEILQVREVLEEGLIRRVAATVTEGELDRLDAVVSRMEVAGRSGRAFPELDREFHELLYASLGNDLVPQLLAAFWTVFRRVSGARGRPDDPSPELTARWHRDIVTALRARDVEGAQRAMTVHFRGITARTSRGIA
- a CDS encoding ABC transporter substrate-binding protein, whose product is MRDVTHDVPALHRRSFLKYTGALGAAAAVSASLSACSSGPESTNETGGGGGRDRTLTAVIGYGNDGSWDPTQTASAFCMAANNHIYEGLLDTDPISREPYAALATQVPADPNATSWKFTLRAGAKFHDGKPVTADDVVFVFDRILDPKTQTLAKGFFASWLKEVRKIDAQNVELVLKFPFPDGISRLTLAKIMPKHVFSQPGAWEDAIKGKAIGSGPYRQTAHHPKSNTTFEAYPDYNGPRKAAFKKMNWLTIVDAAPRVARISGASAGAQIADNIPYANIGQLESGGLTVAGGAGMNNLFLMFNTQHKPFDDVRVRQALHYAIDTEKMIEVALKGHGKPSSSFLNEANPSYRRAKTVYDHDPDKAKALLKEAGVSGLEIEILAVNVSWIVDCLPTIKASWDAIGVRTTLSPQETTAVFTKMDQKQDFQVVVAASNPNQFGLHADLIMHYNYGPENLWMQYTRWAGNSVAKALFKDMDRATQESDTEKKRTMVQDYIDVVAEQAVLYPVVHNELMTAWNPKQLTGIRAQPYPGINLLQAKWS
- a CDS encoding ABC transporter permease is translated as MVTVVRILARRIALLVPLMLGIVLFVFLVMRFSDVDPASAFFQGANPTAQQLHDFREENGLLDPLPVRYVAFIGDLLHGDMGISALTRAPVVDQVMTALPLTLQLTFLGLGVAVVLSLLGGVTAAIYRDRLPDQIIRVVSLTGVAAPGFWLALLMIQYLAVDLGWFPTGGYINPADSFTGWLKTMTLPAFALSLPVAAQLTRIVRTAVVEELDKDYVRTAIGSGLPPRVVVGRNVLRNALINPLTVLGLRVGYLLGGAVVIETIFSLPGMGKLMIDAVKNGDPAVVQGVVLTTATGFVVVNLVIDILYLLVNPRLREAT